ACTTTCTGTAGTTCTGTTTGGAACTGTACCAGAACGTACTATCGTACAAATTGCTCGAGAGCTGGGAGATAAACTCGAAAGTTATCGTCAGATATTAGAGGTCGATATAGCGGGTGACAGGGAAGATATTGTTGAAATCATTGTTGATCCTCTTTTAATGGAAAGCTACAGCCTAGATCAAGCCGATATCTATAACCTGATTGCGTTAAACAATCGAGTGGTTGCTGCAGGCTTTGTCGATACTGGCTATGGTCGTTTCTCGGTTAAAGTTCCTTCGGTGTTTAACTCTCTAAAAGACGTGCTTGAGCTACCAATTAAAGTGGATGGTAAGCAGGTCGTGACCTTTGGTGATGTGGCCACGGTTCGTCGAGCGTTTCGAGATCCTGAAAGCTTTGCTCGCTTAGATGGTAAATCCGCGGTTGTCTTGGACATTAAGAAGCGCGCAGGTGAAAACATCATTGAAACGGTTGAGTTAGTGAAAGCCGTAATGGCTGGCGCTCAACAGCAAGCCGAATGGCCAAATAACTTATTGGTTAAGTACACTTGGGATGAATCCAAAGATGTGAAGATCATGCTCAATGATCTGCAAAACAACATTCTATCCGCCATCATTTTAGTGGTGATCGTTATCATCGCCATTCTTGGTGTCCGAACCGCGCTATTGGTCGGAATTTCAATTCCTGGATCATTCCTTACCGGGCTACTAGTGCTGTCTGTATTCGGTTTAACCGTCAACATTGTAGTGCTGTTCTCTTTGATCATGGCGGTTGGTATGTTGGTCGATGGCGCGATTGTGGTGACCGAATTTGCAGACAGGCGAATGCAAGAAGGTGAAGGACGTAAAGCCGCTTACCGGGATGCAGCTAAACGTATGGCATGGCCGATAACAGCGTCTACTGCGACAACCTTGGCGGCATTTGCTCCGTTATTGTTTTGGCCGGATGTGACGGGCGAATTCATGAAGTATTTGCCGTTAACCCTTATCGCTACTTTAACTGCTTCATTGATCATGGCGCTGTTATTTGTGCCCGTATTAGGCGGCTTGATTGGCAAACCTCAATACGTATCGTCTAAAAGCCAAGCTCGAATGGTCGCACTGCATAATGGTGACTTTTCACAAGCCACCGGCTTAACTAAGGCGTATTACCACACACTGTCGATTGCGATTAAGCACCCCTTTAAGATTCTTTGTAGTGCGATACTGCTCGCGGTTGCGGTTGGATTTACTTACTCCAAAGCCGGTCTTGGGGCTGAATTCTTCCCTGAGGTTGATCCGCCATTCTTTAATGTCAAAGTCCGCTCACATGGTGATCTCTCTATCCAAGAAAAGGATGGCATCATGCGTGATATTGAGCTGATGATGCTCAACTATGATGAGTTCGATACCGTTTATACGCGCACTGGTGGTGACGACCAGATTGGTTTGATCTCGATTACGCCTGTTGATTGGCAATACCGCCGCAGTGTTAAAGCGATCATTGATGAGTTGAAGGTACAAACCGATCAATACGCTGGTGTTGAGATTGAATATAAGTTTCCAGATGCAGGGCCTCCGGTTGAGAATGATTTAGTGATAGAGCTGTCGGCAAGAACGCCAGAGCAACTGAATCAGGCCGCAAAAATTGTGAGACATTGGGCGGATGGTAATCAAGCGCTGACTAATATCAGCGATACAGCAAGCAAAGACGGCATCGATTGGAAGGTGGATATTCGCCGCGACGATGCCGCTCGTTTTGCAGCTGATGCGACTTTGGTGGGTAATACCGTTCAATTTGTTACCAATGGTCTCAAGATTGGTGATTACCTGCCTGATGATTCTTCAGAAGAGGTCGATATCTTGGTGCGTTACCCTAATGATAAAAGAGATATCGGACGCTTCGACCAACTGAGAGTTAAAACGCCTGCAGGCTTAGTGCCGATCACCAATTTTGCGCAGATAGTCCCTGACCATAAGCAAGACACGATCAAACGTCTTGATGGTAAGCGTGTAGTGAACATCATGGGTGATATGGAAGAGGGCTATAACCTTGCTCTCGAGTTGCCAAAGATCGAGCAAGCGTTGAGTGAGTTGGGTCTACCAAGTAGTGTCGAGTTTCGTATTCGTGGTCAAAATGAAGAACAAGAAAACTCTTCTGCTTTCTTACAAAGTGCTTTCTTGGTTGCTCTGGCGGTGATGGCTTTGATTCTGATTACTCAGTTTAATAGCTTCTATCAAGCGTTTTTGATTCTTAGTGCAGTGTTGTTTTCGACGGTAGGTGTATTTGTTGGTTTGCTTATCTTCCAGCGTCCGTTTGGCATCGTGATGTCTGGTATTGGATTGATTGCACTGGCAGGTATAGTGGTGAACAACAACATTGTGCTGATCGATACCTATAACCAGTTGATTAAAAGAGGCTTGGATAAGCGAGATGCGATTCTAAGAACCGGAGTTCAACGTTTAAGACCTGTAATGCTGACTACTGTCACTACTATTTTAGGTTTGATGCCGATGGTGTTAGAGATGAACATCGACCTGATTAATCAAAAGATAGAATTCGGTGCTCCGAGTACGCAGTGGTGGTCGCAACTCGCTACCGCAATTGCGGGAGGCTTAGCATTCGCGACAGTCCTAACTTTGGTACTGACGCCTTGTCTATTGATGCTAGGGCGAGACAAGAAGCCTGAAGAATAGTCGATACAGTGGTTCGATGAACATAAAAAAGAGCGCCTTGGTGGGCGCTCTTTTCGTTGGTTTATATGGCTATTAATCTAATTAGTCACTAGTAGCCTAATTAGTCGCTAGCAACTGGCCGTACCGCTCTAGGTTATTCAGTCGAATCTCTGAGTTGGCAATAAAGGTTGCTTTTGCCTTACCGGTTAACGACTTAGATTGAGGCAATTTCACGGTACGCGCATTCTTATGTACGCCATTGACCAAGAATTCATAGTGTAAGTGTGGGCCAGTCACTCGGCCCGTACCACCCAAAGTACCAATGGTTTGGCCTTGTTTTACGCGCTGACCAGTTTTCACCATACGTCGCTTCATGTGCAGGTACTTGGTGATGTAGGTGTTGCTGTGGCGTATGAACACGTAGTTACCATTGAATTGGTTGTAACCAGACTTCTGAACGATACCGTCACCGGCAGCCCAGATAGGCGTGCCAACAGGGGCTGCGTAGTCAGTGCCGCGGTGAGCGCGAACCTTACCGGTTACTGGGTGTTTTCTGTTAGGGTTAAAGTTCGATGTTACACGACGAAAATCAATAGGAGAGCGCAAGAACGCTTTCTTCATTGCACGACCATTTTCATCGAAGTAATTGCCGCTCTTATCATCTAATACCGCGGTAAATGAATCACCTTGGTTTTTGAATACGGCTGCCATGATCTTACCGCGACCAACCACTTCACCTTCAACTACTTTTTCTTGGTATAAGATTTTGAAGCTGTCATTCTTACGAATATCTAACGCAAAGTCGATATCCCAACCGAAGATGCCCGCCAGTTCCATAATTTGGTTTGCGGTTAAACCTGCGCTTACGCCAGCGTTCCAGAAATTCGAGGTGATGTCGGCTTCGGCATAATTGTATTGGTAGGCAACCTCTTTTTTGTCGAAACTAGAGGAAAACGAATCGCCAGACTTAGTGATCTTAAAGCTTTCAAACGCACTAAGCTGTCGTTTTAGCTGAATAAGGTCGTTGTTTTCATCAAAGCCAAACTGCAATACATCACCAGGTCTTAGGTTAGACAGCTGCTTCTTAATATCATTGTTGGTATTAAGTAGGGTGATCAGCAAGCGGTATGAGAGGCCAATACGTTCGAATAGAACAGAAGTGCTTTCGCCAGAACGAACGGTATATTTTTCCCAATTGAGCACAGCTGTTGGTGGCGCATCACTTGAGCCCATAAGCGCGGATGTATTGATAGTCAGTGGGTAATGTTTCCCCACCACTAAAGCGCCCGTATCGTCACGTAAACTGTTGACGTCGGGGAGTAAGAAAATCGCGACGAAAATTACGGCACTAAAAAATGCGATAAAAGCCCGGTGCAAAATAGGAAGGCGTGCAAAAATAGACAACATGTTCCGGTTCGTTCTGTAAATATTATGAAAATCGACGACGGAATAGTGTAACTGGTTTCAAAATACATCGCTATTCAAGTAAGATGTCTAATTATTATATTTTTGCCAAATCTGTGGGAGTGAACAAGAATGGCGAGTATTGAAGCTGCACTAGCCGAGATCAAACGTGGCGTAGAAGAACTGATTCCAGAAGACGAACTAATTGCTAAATTAAAAGAAGGTCGTCCTTTACGCATTAAACTGGGTGCTGATCCAACAGCTCCAGATATCCACCTAGGCCATACGGTTATCTTTAACAAGCTTCGTGCTTTCCAAGAGCTTGGTCATGAAGTGACATTCCTTATCGGTGATTTCACTGCAATGGTTGGTGACCCATCAGGTAAGAACTCAACCCGTCCACCGCTAAGCCGTGAAGACGTATTGAAGAATGCTGAAACTTACAAAGAGCAAGTATTCAAGATTCTAGATCCTGCGAAAACGCAAATTCGTTTCAACTCTGAGTGGCTATCTGAGCTTGGTGCTGAAGGCATGATTCGTCTTGCTTCTAACCAAACTGTTGCTCGTATGCTTGAGCGTGATGACTTCAAAAAGCGTTACGCTGGTGGTCAACCGATTGCAATCCACGAATTCATGTACCCACTTCTACAAGGTCACGACTCTGTTGCACTAGAGAGCGACGTTGAGCTTGGCGGTACTGACCAGAAGTTTAACCTGCTAATGGGTCGTGAACTGCAAAAAGCTGCCGGTCAAAAACCACAAGCGGTACTAATGATGCCACTACTTGTTGGTCTAGACGGCGTGAAGAAGATGTCTAAGTCTGCGCACAACTACATCGGTATCAGCGAAGCACCAAGCGAGATGTTTGGTAAGATCATGTCTATCTCTGACGATCTAATGTGGAGTTACTACGAACTACTGTCTTTCCGTCCTCTTGAAGAAGTTGCGGAACTGAAAGCTGGCGTTGATGCAGGTAAGAACCCGCGTGACGTTAAAGTGCTTCTTGCTAAAGAGATCATCGCGCGTTTCCACAGTGAAGCAGATGCTGAAGCCGCTGAGCAAGAATTTGTTAACCGTTTTGCTAAGAACCAAGTTCCTGATGAAATGCCTGAATTTGAATTCGAAGCAGGTCTACCAATTGCGAACGTTCTAAAAGAAGCGGGTCTAGTAAACTCGACTTCTGATGCGATGCGTATGATCAAGCAAGGCGCGGCTAAGCTTGAAGGCGAGAAGATTGAAGACAGCAAATTCGTACCTGAAGCAGGTACTGCGGTTTACCAAGTAGGTAAGCGTAAGTTTGCTCGTATTACTATTAAGTAATAATGCACATCAATAATTGAAATCAAAGGCATCCACGGATGCCTTTTTTATTGACTTAAAATTGACGAAACTTTGAAACGCCTATTGCTACACTATGCGCGCTGTCAAATTGACAGTAATTCTGGAGATTTTTATGAACAATACCGACCATCCTCCTAGTTTGAATGGAGAAGAATAACCTGTCTCGGTATTGATCTATTGTCCTGCCGTTCAGGTAGGGTATCTTTGTTTTTCCCCCTCATTCTTTTCCACACACTAGATTCTAACAAGTAGACACACCAGTAGCTTTCAGCTCTTGGTGCGCATAAATCTATAAATCTATAAATCTATAAATCTATAAATCTATAAATCTATGCTATTTGTTTTGATGGTCGTTACCTTTGCCAATCGGGAGATTCGCCATGACGGTAATGAACAACGCTTTTTTATCTATTGAAGCTCTGTATTCAGAGCAAGACATCCAAGCTGTATCGAATGCATTTCAACAGTACGGACGTGAACAACAAATTAACCTTTTGAATCGTATGCCGCTTGAAGATGCGGTGTTAGTACTCGGGCAATGTTCTCTTAGTACGATTCAGACTTTACTTAGTGAGCTAGAAGAGCAGGGCTTTGAGAAGCGCTCTCGACATCTAGCTCACCAACTAGGACTGATCTACTCAGAGGTAGAACCTCAGCAGGGCTACCTTTCTACTGGAGTCATGAGCCACGTTAGGCAGCGAATCGGTTGGATTATTGCATTAGCACTATTGGGAATCGTCTCAGGGCTTATCATTGCTCAATATGAAGATATTCTTAGTCAGTTGGTACTTTTGGCAATCTATATGCCTGTGATTGCGGCTGCTGGTGGTAACACCGGAACACAAGCCGCGACTTTGGTCATCAGAGCCTTAGCCACGGGGGAGTTGAAAAAACGCCAATGGGCTAACGTTCTATGGAAGGAGTTTAGAGTCGCCATCTGCTTAGCACTTGCGATTGCTATGGTGATGATTGGTCGTATTCTGCTATTTAGCGAAAACCAATCGACAGGTGGTTATGATATCAACATGATTGCGTTAGCGATTGCGGTAGCGCTGTTTATTCAAGTGACCATATCTACCGTACTCGGAGGCGGGTTACCGATAGTTGCTAGGCTATTTAAGCTTGATCCTGCGGTGTTAGTGAGTCCAGTACTCGCTTCTATTGTAGATATCTCAGGTATGTGGATCTACTTCACTGTCGTGAACTCATTCCTAGGAATCGCTTAAAAGCTTCTAAAAATAGCTAAAATACATCTTAGAAATGAAAATGGCGCTGAAGATCTTCAGCGCCATTTTTTATCGGGTAATTAACCGTTTACACAAGTTAACCACTATTGATATTCACTTTGTGTTTGACTGAATTCGACCACATCTTTGTAGAAAGCACGTTCAAACTGGGTGATTGGCGCTTCTACTGGCTTGTCTGGATCTTGTTCTTCAGGGAAGTAATCACGGACAAACTGCACAAACAGAGAGTTTGGATTCCCTGTTTTATCTAATCCGTATCCCGCCATGTTGTAACTGCCATATAAAGATCCGCTCTTTGCAACAATGTTGCCTTGGATCGGTGCTTTTCTCATGCTTTGACGGTATTTGAGCGTACCATCAGTGCCTGATGTTGGCATTGCCTCAATTAGGTTGAGCTGTTGGTCGTTATCCCAGATATAACGTAGAACCTGAGCCATGGTTTGCGAGGTCATGCGATTATTCCTCGATAACCCTGAGCCATCGACTAACTGTGCTTTACTTAGGTCAATGTTGGCCTTAGTCAGTAATATCTGCTTTATCGCTTCGGTGCCGTTATTGAAACTACCAGGCTGGACATAAAACGTTGCACCCAGTGTTTTAGTTAGGTTATCTGCTATTAGATTGTCTGATCTCTTCAACATGGTATCGAGCAGTTCAGGAAGCTTTTCTGAATGGTGGCTAGCGACTAATGTTGTTTTGTCTGCTGTCTCTTTTTTACCAAGGATCACATCGCCTTTAACCTGAATCTTCAGTTCTTTAAGCAGAGAACTCACGACTTGAGAGGTGTAAAGCTCTGGATTTTGAATCGCAAACTTGAGTGGCAGTGGCTTTTTACGCTCAACTAAGCAGCCAGAGAGCTTATAAGCGTTATCTGGTGTCGTTATGAGCTCCAAGTCGCATTGTGTTGCCTTCTGCCCAGAGCGAGTTACCGTGGCTGCAGAGGTTGTCACGTCTATCGGGTAGTGAGCCGGAATATAGACCCGAGTGCTGCCGTTATCTTTTGTATAAATAGAAGCTTGCGCGCAATTGCTGTCCAAAGTCATTGCACTCGAAGGCGCGCTGTAACAAACGCCTAGAATGTCCCAAGGCCAACCAACGGCTCGCTGATAGCCAGTAAAAGCTGAACTATCGAGATACAAGTTACCTTCGATGGTTTTAGATTGCGACTTAGCGTATTGAGCTAAAAGACTTTTTAGGTGTTCTCGTTGTAGTGTTGGGTCGCCGCTAAATGAGATCACAACATCCTTATTCGAACGGGAAATACTTGTCGTGTAGTGAAAATCATCACCTAACTCTAATTTAGCTGCCAAAGCCGTGACTAATTTTAAGGTACTGGCTGGTGGGTAAAGGCTGTCACTGTTAGTTTTCATTTCGTTTGAATTACCATTCAGTGATTCCAATATTAAACTTGTGCTACTACCGTCTGGCAATTTATCTAAAGGGGCATATGCGAAAGTGTTAGTCGAGAAAATGCTAATGGAAAAACCACATACAAGTAGGGTGGGTAGAAGGCGCATAGAAGATTTCTTGGATGGTTGATATTTTCAGTATACAGATATAAAAAACGCCCGCTAGATAGCGGGCGTTTTGATTCTCAATTAACTAATTGATCAATTAGATAATCAGAATTAGAAGTCGTAACGTAGACCTAGAGCTAGCTCGTCTTCAGCGTCAGCAGAGCTTGCTGTGCCGTTAGTTAGCTTGTTAGTAGTACCGATCGTGTCACCTTCAGAGATTAGGTTGAAGTTGTACGATACGTAACCACGGAAGTTAGGCTTGAAGTAGTAAGTAGCATCGATTGCGATGTTATCAGCAGATGTTTTGCTATCAGTTTCAGCGTTGTTGTACGTAGTTGAGAATACAGTTTGGCCTAGTGTGTAAGCTGCTGCTAATTCGTAACCAGTGTAGTCTACAGCGTCGTTAGAGTTAACACCTGTAGTTTGTTTTTCACCATCTGTGAATACACCTGCGAAGTACAGGTCAGAGATAGCATAAGAACCAGAAAGCATGTACTCGTTAGATTGGTCTTGGTCTGCGTAACCAGCACCTAGCTTAACGCCAGTTTCGCCGATTGCGTAGATAGCAGATAGAGAGTAGCCGTCTTTACCGTTGTCTGTGAACTCACCGTTAGCATCAACACCATCACGGTCTGCAAAACGGTAGCTTGCTTTTAGGCCTAGATCTTGGAATTGACCTTTGTAAGAAAGCATGTTGTCTGAACGGTCAGCTACTGCGATTTTGTCTGCAGCAGAGTTACCGTGGTAAGCCATGATATCTGTAAAGTCAGTGATTACGCCTAGAGCACCGTCGTTTTTACCGTAAGTTACTTCACCGAATGTACCGCCTAGACCAGCGTACGTGTAACGGTTTGTAATGCTGCCGTCGTTGTTATCAGTAGAGCCGCCGTTTTCAGCAGTTGTGAATTCGCCTTCGTAGAAACCAACACCGTATAGGCCGTCTTGGATTTCAACTTTACCTAGGAAGTTAAGACGCACACGTGTTTTGTCTTCAGCTTTGCCATCTTTTAGAGATAGACGAGCTTCAGCACGGCCGCCCATTTCAACAGAGTTACCGTCTTGGTTGTATAGTTCTGCCGCGTTAGCGCCAGTAGCAAGAGCTGCAGCAGATACAGCAAGCGCGATCATAGTCTTGTTCATGTTATTAATTCCTAATTACTGTCCATAAAGGTATTTATTAAGGATTTGAATCCTTTTAGTGTCTTGCCTGTATTAATCAGGCTTCATAACCATGATTAGGTCAGAACGCTAAAAAATGCCAGTGCAATCCATGAGTTACTTTTTACCCCTAAAGTTCCTTAGCTAGTTAGTAAAATGATATAAATTGAAAAACTGAACACTGTTTTATTGTGTTGATTTATTCTTAACTTGTTGTTTTTGTAGTTGTATTTTAAAAGTGTGATCTACATTTATTTGGTTTGTTTTTGTTTTTTTTAGGTATTCAATTGCTGACTTATTGATGGGGAGGTTATTATTCATTTTTGTGATGTCTGTAATTTAGAGCTAGATAAAGCTTTTATAAGACAAAGTGGAATAAAGGTGATTTAGCCATCAAGTTTGTTTACACTAAGCCAAATTGTTTTGTTTCTATCACCCAATAAGTATGTTGGGTGGATTTATGTTGGCCAAAGAAAGCTTTGGCATAGAGGTAAAAAATGGAAAAGGTTCCAATGACAGTACGTGGCGCTCAGCAGCTACGTGACGAATTAGATCGCCTACTTAAGCTACGTCCTATTATTTCAGCAGCTATTGGTGAAGCACGTGAACTCGGTGATTTGAAAGAGAATGCAGAGTACCACGCCGCTCGTGAAGAGCAGGGTATCTGTGAAGCTCAAATTCGAGATATAGAATATAAGCTATCGCTAGCTCAGATCATCGATGTAACTCAGATGGATAATACGGGTAAGATTATCTTTGGTACGACAGTAACTTTGATCGATGTCGATACGGATGAAGAATTCCGCTACCAGATCGTTTCTGAAGATGAAGCTGACATCAAAACTGGTCGTATTTCTGTGAAGTCACCAATTGCACGTGGTCTTATCGGTAAGATGGAAGGCGATGAGGTTATTATCTCTACACCTGGTGGCGATAAAGATTTCGAAATCGACAAAGTAGAATATATCTAATTGAATTTTCTTTGTTTCTGATAAGTAAAAAGGTCGCTTAATGCGACCTTTTTCGTTTCTCACGCTACACTAAAAGATAAGCGCTATGGCTTTCTCTTAGTGGAAGTTAGCTTATATTAAGCTCGCTTATTTACGTGGAATCTCGATTTTACGTGCTTCTGACTGACGGAATAGTACTAGAACTTTACCGATAGTCTGTACTTTTTCAGCTTTAGTTTCACGTACAATTGCATCGATAATCAGTTGCTTAGTCTCACGGTCTTCTGATGCAACTTTAATCTTGATCAGTTCGTGGTGGTCTAGAGCTAATTCGATTTCCGCTAGAACAGCTTCAGTAAGTCCATTTGCGCCCATTAGCACAACAGGTTTTAAACTGTGAGCTAGGCCCTTTAGATGCTGCTTTTGTTTGGTACTTAGGTTCATTACGCGGCCAATTTTCTTTACTATTAGGGTTGAAAAAACCTATTTTAACGCCATCTAAAGCTGAAGACTATAATTTATTCAGCAATTAGTACTTTCCTCCAATTTAGGTATCCAATGAGCAAACAGAAACACTCGGCCAGTTCAGGCCGTTGGTTGAAGGAACACTTCGACGACAAGTACGCAAATGAAGCTAGAAAGAAAGGCTATCGTTCACGTGCTTATTTCAAAATGGAAGAGATTCAAACGAAAGATAAATTGCTGTCTCCTGGGATGACCATTGTGGATTTGGGTGCAGCGCCTGGCGGTTGGTCTCAATATGCTGCTAAGATTGTTGGAGACAACGGACAAATCATTGCGTG
This region of Vibrio sp. BS-M-Sm-2 genomic DNA includes:
- a CDS encoding efflux RND transporter permease subunit, whose amino-acid sequence is MYSIIDAALSRARTMLSLLALIIVAGIITYITIPKESSPDITIPIIYVSVGHQGISPTDAERLLVRPIEQELRSIEGVKEMTATAAEGHASVVLEFNVGVDLTKAMADVRDAVDLAKPKLPEDSDEPVVNEVTLASEQPVLSVVLFGTVPERTIVQIARELGDKLESYRQILEVDIAGDREDIVEIIVDPLLMESYSLDQADIYNLIALNNRVVAAGFVDTGYGRFSVKVPSVFNSLKDVLELPIKVDGKQVVTFGDVATVRRAFRDPESFARLDGKSAVVLDIKKRAGENIIETVELVKAVMAGAQQQAEWPNNLLVKYTWDESKDVKIMLNDLQNNILSAIILVVIVIIAILGVRTALLVGISIPGSFLTGLLVLSVFGLTVNIVVLFSLIMAVGMLVDGAIVVTEFADRRMQEGEGRKAAYRDAAKRMAWPITASTATTLAAFAPLLFWPDVTGEFMKYLPLTLIATLTASLIMALLFVPVLGGLIGKPQYVSSKSQARMVALHNGDFSQATGLTKAYYHTLSIAIKHPFKILCSAILLAVAVGFTYSKAGLGAEFFPEVDPPFFNVKVRSHGDLSIQEKDGIMRDIELMMLNYDEFDTVYTRTGGDDQIGLISITPVDWQYRRSVKAIIDELKVQTDQYAGVEIEYKFPDAGPPVENDLVIELSARTPEQLNQAAKIVRHWADGNQALTNISDTASKDGIDWKVDIRRDDAARFAADATLVGNTVQFVTNGLKIGDYLPDDSSEEVDILVRYPNDKRDIGRFDQLRVKTPAGLVPITNFAQIVPDHKQDTIKRLDGKRVVNIMGDMEEGYNLALELPKIEQALSELGLPSSVEFRIRGQNEEQENSSAFLQSAFLVALAVMALILITQFNSFYQAFLILSAVLFSTVGVFVGLLIFQRPFGIVMSGIGLIALAGIVVNNNIVLIDTYNQLIKRGLDKRDAILRTGVQRLRPVMLTTVTTILGLMPMVLEMNIDLINQKIEFGAPSTQWWSQLATAIAGGLAFATVLTLVLTPCLLMLGRDKKPEE
- a CDS encoding peptidoglycan DD-metalloendopeptidase family protein, translated to MLSIFARLPILHRAFIAFFSAVIFVAIFLLPDVNSLRDDTGALVVGKHYPLTINTSALMGSSDAPPTAVLNWEKYTVRSGESTSVLFERIGLSYRLLITLLNTNNDIKKQLSNLRPGDVLQFGFDENNDLIQLKRQLSAFESFKITKSGDSFSSSFDKKEVAYQYNYAEADITSNFWNAGVSAGLTANQIMELAGIFGWDIDFALDIRKNDSFKILYQEKVVEGEVVGRGKIMAAVFKNQGDSFTAVLDDKSGNYFDENGRAMKKAFLRSPIDFRRVTSNFNPNRKHPVTGKVRAHRGTDYAAPVGTPIWAAGDGIVQKSGYNQFNGNYVFIRHSNTYITKYLHMKRRMVKTGQRVKQGQTIGTLGGTGRVTGPHLHYEFLVNGVHKNARTVKLPQSKSLTGKAKATFIANSEIRLNNLERYGQLLATN
- the greA gene encoding transcription elongation factor GreA; amino-acid sequence: MEKVPMTVRGAQQLRDELDRLLKLRPIISAAIGEARELGDLKENAEYHAAREEQGICEAQIRDIEYKLSLAQIIDVTQMDNTGKIIFGTTVTLIDVDTDEEFRYQIVSEDEADIKTGRISVKSPIARGLIGKMEGDEVIISTPGGDKDFEIDKVEYI
- the dacB gene encoding serine-type D-Ala-D-Ala carboxypeptidase, yielding MRLLPTLLVCGFSISIFSTNTFAYAPLDKLPDGSSTSLILESLNGNSNEMKTNSDSLYPPASTLKLVTALAAKLELGDDFHYTTSISRSNKDVVISFSGDPTLQREHLKSLLAQYAKSQSKTIEGNLYLDSSAFTGYQRAVGWPWDILGVCYSAPSSAMTLDSNCAQASIYTKDNGSTRVYIPAHYPIDVTTSAATVTRSGQKATQCDLELITTPDNAYKLSGCLVERKKPLPLKFAIQNPELYTSQVVSSLLKELKIQVKGDVILGKKETADKTTLVASHHSEKLPELLDTMLKRSDNLIADNLTKTLGATFYVQPGSFNNGTEAIKQILLTKANIDLSKAQLVDGSGLSRNNRMTSQTMAQVLRYIWDNDQQLNLIEAMPTSGTDGTLKYRQSMRKAPIQGNIVAKSGSLYGSYNMAGYGLDKTGNPNSLFVQFVRDYFPEEQDPDKPVEAPITQFERAFYKDVVEFSQTQSEYQ
- the tyrS gene encoding tyrosine--tRNA ligase, which codes for MASIEAALAEIKRGVEELIPEDELIAKLKEGRPLRIKLGADPTAPDIHLGHTVIFNKLRAFQELGHEVTFLIGDFTAMVGDPSGKNSTRPPLSREDVLKNAETYKEQVFKILDPAKTQIRFNSEWLSELGAEGMIRLASNQTVARMLERDDFKKRYAGGQPIAIHEFMYPLLQGHDSVALESDVELGGTDQKFNLLMGRELQKAAGQKPQAVLMMPLLVGLDGVKKMSKSAHNYIGISEAPSEMFGKIMSISDDLMWSYYELLSFRPLEEVAELKAGVDAGKNPRDVKVLLAKEIIARFHSEADAEAAEQEFVNRFAKNQVPDEMPEFEFEAGLPIANVLKEAGLVNSTSDAMRMIKQGAAKLEGEKIEDSKFVPEAGTAVYQVGKRKFARITIK
- a CDS encoding porin — translated: MNKTMIALAVSAAALATGANAAELYNQDGNSVEMGGRAEARLSLKDGKAEDKTRVRLNFLGKVEIQDGLYGVGFYEGEFTTAENGGSTDNNDGSITNRYTYAGLGGTFGEVTYGKNDGALGVITDFTDIMAYHGNSAADKIAVADRSDNMLSYKGQFQDLGLKASYRFADRDGVDANGEFTDNGKDGYSLSAIYAIGETGVKLGAGYADQDQSNEYMLSGSYAISDLYFAGVFTDGEKQTTGVNSNDAVDYTGYELAAAYTLGQTVFSTTYNNAETDSKTSADNIAIDATYYFKPNFRGYVSYNFNLISEGDTIGTTNKLTNGTASSADAEDELALGLRYDF
- the yhbY gene encoding ribosome assembly RNA-binding protein YhbY — protein: MNLSTKQKQHLKGLAHSLKPVVLMGANGLTEAVLAEIELALDHHELIKIKVASEDRETKQLIIDAIVRETKAEKVQTIGKVLVLFRQSEARKIEIPRK
- a CDS encoding magnesium transporter; this translates as MTVMNNAFLSIEALYSEQDIQAVSNAFQQYGREQQINLLNRMPLEDAVLVLGQCSLSTIQTLLSELEEQGFEKRSRHLAHQLGLIYSEVEPQQGYLSTGVMSHVRQRIGWIIALALLGIVSGLIIAQYEDILSQLVLLAIYMPVIAAAGGNTGTQAATLVIRALATGELKKRQWANVLWKEFRVAICLALAIAMVMIGRILLFSENQSTGGYDINMIALAIAVALFIQVTISTVLGGGLPIVARLFKLDPAVLVSPVLASIVDISGMWIYFTVVNSFLGIA